One Formosa sp. Hel3_A1_48 genomic window, GGCGTTTGAATGCCTTGTGATTGCCATTGTTCCAGCCCCCACCATGAAAGAAAATAATAGCATTGTGTATTTTCTGTTCATCAAATTTTTTGGGATTATAAACATGAAGTTTTAGAGTAATATCCTCAACAGTTTTGTAAACAACAGCGTTTGCATTAATAATTTCAGGAGCTGCATGAGAGAAAGCTGAAATAAGCAAAAATGAAAATATCATTGTTTTTAAAACATTCATAGTCCAAACTTATGTTTAAGAAAACGTTGTAGATGAAACATTTGAAGCAAATACTGTTATTAATGAAGCAAACAGTAAGTTTATTTTATTGAAAATGAAAATTAACGCTGATTCAAATTTTCTTCGTTGTATACCCGCTCGATAACAATGTCTGTCATTTTTCGCATTTCGTCTAGCCCTATATTATCTTTATATTTGATTTGAAGTGCTTTTAATTTTTTCTTTAGCTTTTTTATTAGTTTCTTATACTTGACATTTTCATATAAATTATTTACCTCATTGGGGTCATTATCCAAGTCATATAATTCCCACTCGTCCATTGAATAATAAAAATGAATCAACTTAAAACGGTTGGTACGAATACCATAATGCGGTTGTACCTTATGCCATTTGGGATATTCGTAGTAATGATAATATACTGCGTCTCGAACATCACTAGTTTCTAAATCCAATTGAGAAACAAAACTTGTGCCTTGCATGTCCTCTGGAACAGAAATCCCAGCTAATTCCAACATAGTGGGTGCGAAATCAATATTCAATAATAAATTAAAATTAACTGTACCTGGTTCAATGCGTTTTGGGTATGAGATCATAAAAGGCATTCGAAAAGACTCTTCATACATCCAGCGCTTATCAAACCACCCGTGCTCACCCAAATAAAATCCCTGGTCAGAGGTGTAGATAACAATAGTATTTTCGGCCAATCCACTTGCTTCCAAATAATCGAGCATCTGCCCTACAGCCTTATCAACCCCTGCTACACAACGTAAATAATCCTTAATATAAGTTTGGTATTTCCAGTTTTTCAAGGCAGCTCCTTGCAACGTATCTGATGGGGTCCAAAACTGACCTTGATTACCATAGGAATAATAATCATTCAATTCTCGCTTGTTGAGTCCATCTGGTGGTGGTATTTTTAAATCACGACGATTCATGTGGTTTTCAATCTCCATCCATTGGTCTTTTGCTGCTTTTCTCCCCTCATAATCATCATTAAAATTTGGAGGATGAGGAAAATCACCGTCGTTAAAAAGCGAATGAAATTCTTCCGCTGGCTCCCATGGTCGGTGCGGCGCCTTAAACTGATACATCAGCATAAAGGGTTTTTCTTTATCACGTTCATGATCCAACCACTTTATGGCATCATGAGCAACTTGTGCAGTTGAATGACGCTTGCGCTCAACAATTGTATCCTTTCCATTTTCCAAAAAAACAGGGTTAAAATAAGTACCCTGCCCACCCCAATTAATCATCACCTTAGAATAGTCAAACCCCGTAGGATTTGTCCCTAAATGCCATTTTCCTATCACAGCGGTTTCATATCCTGATTTTTGAAATAGCTTGGGAAATGTCATTTGGCTACCATCAAAATCTCCTCCTTTTTCATTCTTAAAAAACCCATTTACATGACTATACTTTCCGGTCAAAATTGAGGCTCGACTTGGACCACAAATAGAATTGGTATTAAACGTTCTGGTCATTAGCATGCCATTTTCGGCAATGCGATCAATATTTGGAGTAGGCGCCAATTCTGCCAGCCAGTCTTGGTAAGCACTTACGGCACTAACGGCATGATCGTCAGACATTATAAAAACAATATTAGGGCGACTATTGGATGATAAATCAACGTTCGTATTAGTTTGTCCGTTGCAATAGGAAATTACAAGTAGAGAGAATAAAATTTTTAATTTTTTCATACCCATGTTATTTAAAGGATTAATTAAATATGTTCAGTCTTTAGCTCAAAGCTACAACTGCAGTACTGTATCGATATAAAGGGGCAAAATTTGATTAAAAGATTATAGGTTTTATTGATTGTTTGTCAAAGCTTTTTTAATTATACTATAAGCTGGTGTAGGTTCAAAATTAGAATCGTATATGGATTGGAAATAAATATCGGGTTTTTTAAATCGCTCACCCATATCCCATAAATTCAGAGTAACCACACCAGAATTAACTTTAGATTGTAAAACATTTACTATTTTTTGATAAATAATAGCTTGTGTTTGAAATTCCTTAAGTAAATTTGATTTATCAGCTATTTTATAATCCAATTCCGTAATGTGAAAATCTAAATCATTGGCATGAGCCCAATCTATTAAGTCTGATAATTCCATTAAAGCTTGATCTGTTTTTTCAATAAAATTAGCTGTAGTTTTACTTAACTTTAAATGACCTTGCCAGCCAATTCCATCTACACGAAGACCCTTACTTCTGAGATAAAGGATAGTTTCTTTAACCTTGTCCCACATGGGTTTTTGCATGCCAGCGTTTTGATTGTATACTAACTTGACGTTAGGTGCATGTTTCGTTGCTATTTCAAAAGCTTTTACGATATAATTCGGAACACCATTTTCGTCTAGTCCCATAGTTAGCCAAGGGTTTTCCCAGCGATCGGTTCCTGGTTTTGGACCAAACCAACTGCCATCAGGTAAAATAGTTTCATTGACTACATCCATGTAATGTACCGTTGATTCTTCGTTATAGCGTTTGGCTGAAGCTGTCATAAATTCAATCATAACATCCTCTAACTCTTCTGCTGTCCTATGGTCTTCCTTAGCCCATTTTGAAGCTTGTGGGCTGATGGGACCATGAATGCGAACAGAAAGATTGTGAGTTTTTGAAAACTCTAGAAACTCATCTATTCTATCCCATTGCCAAACACCCGGTCTAGGATATACACGTTGCTGTTTAGCAGCATTTGCAGGACATAAGAATTTAAAGTCTTTCAAGAAAAGTTCTTCTTCCTTACCTCCAAGTTCATGATGGTTTAGAGTGGCTCCTATCAATAGTTTATTTTCAGAAGCTTTTACTAAATCTTTTATGGGTGTATTACTTTGAGTGTTGAAAAAATTAGCCGCTAGTTTCTGAAATCGTTGAATCAAAGATTTTGATTTTTCATCTTCTGCAAGATTAACTGTTTCTGCTGGGTCTATTTTGTAATCATAGAGTTCTTCAGCAAAAATATCTTTTTCAAAAACAGGATCTGTGCTTTTCTTTCCATTAAGCCATACCGTATAGCGGTAGCGGTCAGTCCTAAAACTATATCCTGTTTTTTTAGCATTAGTCCATTGACTAACCGCAAAAGGCTTTACAGATATTTGTTCGCCCCTAACTAATGGCATTAAATTTTTTCCATCTAAGTTTTCTGGTATTTTAAACCCAGTAGCAGCACAAAGTGTTGGAAAAATATCAACAAATTCTGTTGGTGATTTAATTTGTATTTTTTTATTAACTCTTGGGTCTAAAATAACAAGTGGTGAACGGGTAGCTTGCTCAAAATTCGAATGCTTATTCCACAGACCATGATCGCCCAAATGCCATCCATGATCGCCCCAAATTACAATAATCGTATTTTTATCCAAACCTGTTGTTTTTAGCTTATCCATAATTTTACCAATTTGCGCATCAATAAAACTAGTACTGGCATAGTATCCATGGATCAGATCTTTTTGAAATTCATCAGAAAGTATTACTCGATTGCTGTTTGAAACTTCATATGAAATTTCTGGAGTGATATAAGATCTCAGTTCTCCAGAGCTATGATAAGCTATTCTAGGACCATTTTTAGAATTCTGTTGAAATTCATTGATTTTAAATTTTGATGGATCATACATGTCCCAATAGCGCTTTGGTGGCGTAAATGGCAAATGAGGCCGCTTAAATCCAACAGCTAAAAAGAATGGTTCACTAGATTCTAATTTATATTCATCAAGAAATTTATTGGCGTATATTGCCAAAGCGCCATCTACATAAGCATCGTCTGGGGCATCAGTCTTTTCGAAAGGGGGTTTAAATGTATCTCTTAAATATTTTCCTAAATTTTTAACCCCATTAGCTTTTGCTTCATTTCTTAATTCTTTAATATGTGCTTTAATTTTTGGGTCTTGGTAAAACCCCATAGCAGGTGGACCATAGTCACTAGGATAGTCAAATTTGTGTTCAGGCATGTATGGGATAGACCATGAGGGTTTATCTCTAAATTGATCTACACAGCGAGGATCAAAAATTTTACCTAGTCCAACAGTTGTGTAGCCGTTATCTCTAAAGAATTGAGGAATGGTAACAATGTCTGGAACCATATCGCGCATCTTAGTTTTTAAGTCTCTAACCTTTGTATAGTCCGGACGCTTTCCAGTCATTAGACTGGCACGAGCTGGACCACAGACAGCTTGTTGGGTGTGGTTATTTAAGAAAACTGTACCGTTTTCAGCTAGTAAATCAATGTTTGGAGTGCGTGCTAAATCGTCTCCAAAAGCACCAATAGTTGGCTTCAAATCATCAACCGCAATGAAAATAATATTTGGAGAAGAATTTGAAACCTGAGCCTGAATTAAACCACAAAAAAAGAAAAATAGAAAAGTAAATTGAATTGTTTTAGTCATGTTATATTTTGATTCAATCAAACTTAATATTTATTTGAACCCACGTATGATAAATTTGTTGCAAATTCTATGACTAATGGGGATGTTTAAACTTAATATGTTGGAATTGTGTGGTAAAATCGTATTTTTAGTAAATAACTATTAAATTATTTCCTTGTTTAGAATAGAAAATATACAAAGCACCATTGAAAACGCAATTGAGTTAATAGACTCTAAAAATGGAACAAAAGCTAGAATTAACCTAAGTTATGGAGCCAGTATTGACGAATTGGTTTTTAATAATATTAAAGTTATTACAAACCTCAAACCATTAGATCATAAAAAAACTTATCCTAGCTCTATATTATTTCCATTTGCAAATAGGATTAAGGATGGGAAATATAGGCATGAAGGTCAAAATTACAGTTTAGATTGTAATGAAAAAGAAGCAAATAATGCACTTCACGGATTAGTTTATGATAAAACCTTTAATGTTGAAGAAAAAAAACAATTTGATGACGAGGTAGAAATTAAACTTTTTTATGAAGAACTAAATCCACCAATTGGCTATCCATTTAAGTTTAGAATCGAACTACTTTATAAACTTACAAAAGACACTTTAATTCTAAAGACAAATATAATCAACATAGACGAGAAAAAGTTTCCTTTTACACTTGGATGGCACCCCTATTTTAACAGCATCGATTTGGAGATGAGCGAGATTGAGTTTAGCAGCACAAAAAAAATTAAATCCAATAAAAACAATATTTCAGTAGGAGTTGAACCCTTTGACTCGGAAATGCCTTTAAGTTTGAGTAAAAAACTATTTGATGATGCTTTTATTTTAGAACAACCGGAAGTTAAATTTTTTACACCAGAATATGACTTGGTTTTGACCTCGTCTGAAAAAGAGAACTTTTTACAATTATATACACCAATGAATACTAATGCAATTGCCATTGAACCAATGACAGGTATTTCAGACAGTTTTAATAACAAAATTGGTTTAAAAGAATTATTACCAGATGAGTGTTATGGGATTGAATGGCAAATATTTATTAAAATTAAATAATAAAATATTCTATTAAAAATAATCAAATCTTCAACAAAATAGTTCGACTTCACGACCTTATGATCTGAAATTATTATTCAAAAAAAACTCTTTAGTCTTGATGATAATTTCTTCAACAAACCACTACCCATCTCAAAATGAAGTAAATACTACAAATTAAGGTCTGTTTGAGTAGATATTTTAGGGATCTCGCGTATCTGCATTTCTTTTTCAAGATTATCTACCTGCTGTTTTAAATCTTTGGTTAGAATCTTCTTGTTTCGTTTTTCCATTGGGGGATTTAATTTCTCAGCATTCTCAAATTTAATTACGTTTTCAAGAATATCTCTGGGTAATTGAGATCCTGCTTTAGTTAGGGTATCTAAAAACTCACGTGCAAAAAACTCATCTACCTGAATACGCCTTTTTGTAGTATGAGCGAACTTACCAATTATTCTACAAACATTATCACGTTCCTCTGGACTCAATTTGTCTGCAAACTCATACTCTTCAATTTTTTTCAAACTAAGCACAATAGGCTCAAGGGCATCTTTGGTGATTACAAACACATTGTAATCACCAATATTGTAATGAAACTGATTAATTACCTCTAAAGTGTTGGAAGGTATCACCAAAAATAAATCATTCTTTACATTATCATGCTTTGCATATTTTTTGAGATTTTCAGTTTGATTTTTTATGTACTTAGGAAAATTAGATAAATCATCATTGGCTGGGCTTTTAGCATCAAAAACAATGAGTTGATCCATAATCTCTATAGAGCTATCTGGCTTGTTTCTTGGGTGTGGAAAATCTTCCTGACTAACGTAAGTTATGACATTATTTCTACATATGAGTTGTAGGTGGTTTTGAACATCTTTTTCATGGTCAGACCATTTGAGTTTCATTTTATTTAATACATCCTCTTTTTCTTGAACGCGCTCATCATTAAGGCGTGATTTCTCAGCTTCTAATGATTCTTGAAGGGTAAGGGCACTAGCAATACTTTTGGTGACTTCTTTTTGACGCCCCTCCTCTGCTTTTTGATAGGCAATGGTTTCATTCTTAAGTGTGTTGCGCTCTCTTTCAACAATTATAAAACGCTCTTCAATCGCTGCCTTTTCAATCCTTATTTGATCAAAATTTTCTGTCCTAGCAGCTGCAATATCTAGTTGTTTATTGAGGTTTGTTATGATAGTGTTTCTCTCACTCAGCTCTTTTTCCAATGCAAGTATCTTTGCATTTTTTTCTTCAAGTTGATGTTCGGGGTTTGACTTTGGCTTCTTTAAATAGATCGCCAAACCTATAAAACCAAATACTATAAATGCTAATATGAAATACTCCATATGATTTGTTATTAAATTGATTTATATGAAAACCTAAAATTAGGTAATAAATATAAAATTAAGTCCTAAAATTATTCAAATCTGTAATACAAAACAAAAGGAGTGTGTAATAATTA contains:
- a CDS encoding aldose 1-epimerase; the protein is MFRIENIQSTIENAIELIDSKNGTKARINLSYGASIDELVFNNIKVITNLKPLDHKKTYPSSILFPFANRIKDGKYRHEGQNYSLDCNEKEANNALHGLVYDKTFNVEEKKQFDDEVEIKLFYEELNPPIGYPFKFRIELLYKLTKDTLILKTNIINIDEKKFPFTLGWHPYFNSIDLEMSEIEFSSTKKIKSNKNNISVGVEPFDSEMPLSLSKKLFDDAFILEQPEVKFFTPEYDLVLTSSEKENFLQLYTPMNTNAIAIEPMTGISDSFNNKIGLKELLPDECYGIEWQIFIKIK
- a CDS encoding sulfatase-like hydrolase/transferase — its product is MTKTIQFTFLFFFFCGLIQAQVSNSSPNIIFIAVDDLKPTIGAFGDDLARTPNIDLLAENGTVFLNNHTQQAVCGPARASLMTGKRPDYTKVRDLKTKMRDMVPDIVTIPQFFRDNGYTTVGLGKIFDPRCVDQFRDKPSWSIPYMPEHKFDYPSDYGPPAMGFYQDPKIKAHIKELRNEAKANGVKNLGKYLRDTFKPPFEKTDAPDDAYVDGALAIYANKFLDEYKLESSEPFFLAVGFKRPHLPFTPPKRYWDMYDPSKFKINEFQQNSKNGPRIAYHSSGELRSYITPEISYEVSNSNRVILSDEFQKDLIHGYYASTSFIDAQIGKIMDKLKTTGLDKNTIIVIWGDHGWHLGDHGLWNKHSNFEQATRSPLVILDPRVNKKIQIKSPTEFVDIFPTLCAATGFKIPENLDGKNLMPLVRGEQISVKPFAVSQWTNAKKTGYSFRTDRYRYTVWLNGKKSTDPVFEKDIFAEELYDYKIDPAETVNLAEDEKSKSLIQRFQKLAANFFNTQSNTPIKDLVKASENKLLIGATLNHHELGGKEEELFLKDFKFLCPANAAKQQRVYPRPGVWQWDRIDEFLEFSKTHNLSVRIHGPISPQASKWAKEDHRTAEELEDVMIEFMTASAKRYNEESTVHYMDVVNETILPDGSWFGPKPGTDRWENPWLTMGLDENGVPNYIVKAFEIATKHAPNVKLVYNQNAGMQKPMWDKVKETILYLRSKGLRVDGIGWQGHLKLSKTTANFIEKTDQALMELSDLIDWAHANDLDFHITELDYKIADKSNLLKEFQTQAIIYQKIVNVLQSKVNSGVVTLNLWDMGERFKKPDIYFQSIYDSNFEPTPAYSIIKKALTNNQ
- a CDS encoding sulfatase family protein, which codes for MKKLKILFSLLVISYCNGQTNTNVDLSSNSRPNIVFIMSDDHAVSAVSAYQDWLAELAPTPNIDRIAENGMLMTRTFNTNSICGPSRASILTGKYSHVNGFFKNEKGGDFDGSQMTFPKLFQKSGYETAVIGKWHLGTNPTGFDYSKVMINWGGQGTYFNPVFLENGKDTIVERKRHSTAQVAHDAIKWLDHERDKEKPFMLMYQFKAPHRPWEPAEEFHSLFNDGDFPHPPNFNDDYEGRKAAKDQWMEIENHMNRRDLKIPPPDGLNKRELNDYYSYGNQGQFWTPSDTLQGAALKNWKYQTYIKDYLRCVAGVDKAVGQMLDYLEASGLAENTIVIYTSDQGFYLGEHGWFDKRWMYEESFRMPFMISYPKRIEPGTVNFNLLLNIDFAPTMLELAGISVPEDMQGTSFVSQLDLETSDVRDAVYYHYYEYPKWHKVQPHYGIRTNRFKLIHFYYSMDEWELYDLDNDPNEVNNLYENVKYKKLIKKLKKKLKALQIKYKDNIGLDEMRKMTDIVIERVYNEENLNQR